The following is a genomic window from Hypomesus transpacificus isolate Combined female chromosome 14, fHypTra1, whole genome shotgun sequence.
agttttactgtaaatgtttaccTTCCACCATACAACCCAatttctcaacccaattgaagagtttttctctgcGTGGCGGTGGAAGGTCTGTGACcgaaacccatataccagggtcaatctcctacaggcaatggaattggcctgtggtgacataggtgttttcaaggctggatccagcacaccagagggttttttctttgttcttaGTTGACAGTACCaagttgtgatggttactgtaatattttctaatcaaatgtacagtatttgtaaagccctttttacaagcaaagtcacagagggattcacatacgcccattgaactgcccctcagccaacctcaagcttcaaggaagacaaggaaaaactcacttaaggagaacaaatttacagaaaccttgggaggagcaattcagtgagggatcccctcctccagagatggttggtgaaagagacgagcagaaaaaaggaaaaatagtcgtacatcaggaaagtgtcaatgggtcaAACACCAAAATctattttctttattgctacaGTAAATGAATTTACTgtgcaaacataaacacattcttctttacatgtaactacatgccctggatgctgtgttctacattttttgtgttgtgtgtaatcATTTGCTccagtgtttatatattgattggttgtgtttgtaATCTGAAAGCagagtttgattttgagcacaggttacatggtttaggggcgagtgtttgattttgccagaagagtcagaggttttggaaattgagtttgaacatttggttttgtgtttagttttgagaaaatggttgactgtttcaaaaaatgtgttttagcaatcatgAAAAACTGTAAGCTCAATTTCCCCCTTGTGGGTCAATAAAGTACCATCTATCACATGTGCAGAGAGagtgactgtgagtgttaggAATCATTTGATATGtttaaggtgtgtgtatgtctgtgtatgattgtaaatgtgtgtgtaactccTGACCTCAGTCATTCCTGTTCAGTGGAGGCTGGACTCACTCggaccttcctctccttctgtactgctgagaggaggaggaggaggagaggagaggagaggagaggagaggagaggggaggaggagaggggaggaggagaggggaggacaggagtgcagaggaggagaaggagaggacgaggagaggacagaacagGGGAGGTTAGGACAGGAGAGTGGGGgacaggagagtggaggagaggggtagaggggaggggaggagaggggaggagagaggagggtcagaggaggaagagaggagagaggaggaggaggggagaggaggaggagggagaggaggagaggaagaggagaggggaggagaggacaggagaggggaggagaggaggagggcagaggaggaagagaggagagagggggaggagaggtgtgtgtagaAAGTAAACACAGGAATATCTCTGTCTGTGTAGAAAATAaaactgtgtgtatctgtgtatctctgtgtgtgtgtgtgtatctctgtgtgtgtgtgtgtgtatatctctgtgtgtgttctcaccctCTAAGTCCCAGTCGCTGTCCAGCTCTTCTCTGGTCCTCTTGGTACTTTGACtggtctggtctctctcctccccctcccctccccctgtctcctctgtctccctccccagcAGCCTCCTTCTGGCTACGACCCTGGGGGCAAAggtggcaaaagtacacacatccttgaCTAAGTAGAAGTACaaatactcatgtttaaaaagactctggtaaaagatgaagtgctgactacactttttcactcaagttaaagtaaagaagtgtgggctctgacatatactgAAGTAAAAAGTAGCCACTACTACACCTGttggacctcacatcatattaatacattaatacaaaaagACACTTTAGCATACGCCAGGAATCCTCCAACAGTTTTGAACATCTCCTTCATATATGGCCATGTGTGATCAGTCATGTCCACATCGCTAACTCCCTGTCTCATCTATTACGTACTTTTTTCACAAATAGTTGGTTTACctatcaaatgttttttttttttcaaattcagAACTTGATTTCAAAACGTTTTATaggaaatattttttcaacctttgaaaaaattatattttttctACCTTTCAAAGCGTTTTTTCAACAATATTTTTTCAACACACActgaaaggaaaggaggagaggggaaaggagaataGATAAGCCTAAAAGAAAGTAAATCAGAGCACAAAAGAATACAGTAGAGCATATtaaagtcctcatcaagtaagcaaactttttttctcaaaaatattgttttaacattttgaaactttttttcccAGACacaaggaggaggacaggggaaagAACAGACAAGCCTAAAACCAGAGCAGAGCACAATATAAtacagtagagtcctcatcaataATGCACATTTCTGTTGTGAACCTTTTTATTCCCAAATATTTTGTCAAACTTTgggatgaaaggagaggagagaggataagagatggaaagatagaagagagagagtgaaaactGACCAGGTCAGGTGAGTGATGATGATCCTGTCTCTTCAAACTGCAGTGTAGAGTGTCCAGCAGCACCACTGTTGATGTAAAGACCACATGGATGAGTGTTTctgaacataaacacacacccacatcccccccccccccccccccccccccccccccccccccccccccccccacacacacacacacgcacacacacacacctggtcgtAATGAGATGGTCAGCACTGGGATTTTCTTGTCTTTGGGGATTGCTGATAGGTCCTCGCTCCCTGTGAGCCCCTCCCCCTGAtgctaaacacaaacaaacaagacaacACACATGGGACAGacaacacatacagacacatgcagaATAAGGTGAGTTGTGAACATTGGTATACTGTTTCATGTGTCAGACAGTTACATTTCCTATTTAGACATGCTTTCTTTTttagtgtgtccatgtgtgtatttgcatgtgtgtttgcatcatggatgcctgtgtgtgtgtgggctctaGGTACCTTGTTGTTTTGCTGGTTCTGCTGCTGTGATTGGTtagcggagggggaggagccagcagggggggtggaggacgaggaggggggtgttgggggacggggggaggaagagggggagggagaggttacAAGcaggttctcctcctctctgctcctctcctgcagggaggggcggggcttgTTCTCTTGTGGCGATTGGCTCATTTTAGACTTCCCTCGACCAGATAGATCCAGAGGCCCGTCTGTCATCACCGGtttccccagcctctctcccaacGCTGTCTCGGGGTGCAGTACCGTATCGCTCCTGAGGAGCGCTGCCACTTTCACATCCACGgacccctgctccctccctcctctctccccctgctccctccccaggGTGGCTCCAGGCTCTAAGGGGCAGTGGAGAGGCCAGCCCTGCCCAGCTGGGGACCTCCTCCCTGGGCTACCCTGCTGTGCCTGGGTGGGGTGTCTGGAAGTGTGCAGGCTAGGGAAGCGCGGGGAGCTGGGCTTGGGAGAGactaccacccccctccctggggGCCCAgtctgggggcggggccaggggccatggcagggtgaggctgggggccagAGGGCGGGGCCGGTAGGGGACCGGGACCAGGACCTGGTGGCGGCTGGACTTGTCCTgtcctgggagagaggaggaggagagggcactcctggagaggaggaggtgggaggggatggagagagcgatGGGCGACTGTCTGATGATGTCCAAACTCTGggttctgagagagagaagacaagggtgaaggttggagggagggaggaggggtgggagggatggatggacaaaaataaataagttaTCGCACTAACATGCGCTCCAAACATGTCGCGTTTAAGAACACAAAACTTGTCCCAAGTGTCTTGGTGTCaacgacctctgacctctcaccTCCGCTCCACAGCTCTCGCCGGAGCCCCACCTAGCTCCGTCctccaggggggaggagcctctCTGGCTAGGGGGAGGGGCTTATAGGAGTTCTGTGGAGAAACAAGAAGTGTGAATGGTCGCTTGGAAGGGAAATGAGATCAGAAAATCTTCCTGTGTTTAAAGTCGTATTTCACACTATTTGAGCTTGTATCCAAAGAGACGTATAATCAGTGTAAATAGAAAGCAGACTTTTAATAGTGTTTCCGGAGCTTGTCACAGAACAAAGTGTATTCACTGGGTAAAGTACAAAGTACCAGTTTCCCCAGTTTCCCCACAGCGACAGAAACAGCACATGCATTTGAGACTCAAAGTTTGATATTGCAAAAGCATCAATGTTTAAGAAAGTTTAGTTGAAAAAAAACCCACTAACCAAAGATTGCCTTCCAGTCCAGCCACACTGGTGACTCTGTTCTGCTGGAGTAGAGCatagtagagtagagcagagcagagcagagcagagcagagcagagtagagtagagtagagtagagcagagtagagtagagcagagtagagcagagaagagttGAGCAGAGTAAAACAGAGATATGTGTGAGTAAACTGTTCCAGCTGTGTTCCGTGAGCTAGGGAACATTAATCGAGTACACCTGAACCTTCTCAAATACATGACTGATAGATGGAGTCTACATGGGTCTGCTTGTTTTGGGTCTGCTTGTTTTGTGTCTCCTCTCACCCTCAGTTGCACAGGCATCTGTCTGGTCTAGCTCTGTCTTCATAGCGCCGTTGCCCTTTACTGGCAGCCCTCTGCTCTTGCACCCTGCATTCACCAGGGGCGTGGCTGGGGGTGAGAGGTCAGGGCTCTGTCTGACCTCTGAGGTCATATCCTGGGAGGAGGACCCACCTTGACTTCTGAAAGGAGGAAGTTGTCATGAAACAATAAAAATTATTATTCATCTGGCacaagcttttatccaaagctacaTACAAACTGGACACATAGGAAGTACAGAAGATCAGACGACAGTGTTTAAGAGGCCAGAGTTTTAACAGTGTTCCAGAGGTcagagttctaacagtgtttcagAAGCTagagttctaacagtgttccagaggtcagagttctaacagtgttctagaggtcagagttctaacagtgttccaGAGGTCAGAGTTCTAACAATGTTCCAGAGGTcagagttctaacagtgttccaGAGGTCAGAGTTCTAACAAATAATCTCAGTTTACAAATTTTTGTCTGAAAAACTCAAGTGGCATGTCTTTGTGCTCTGGATGTTTTGTCTTCAAGTGGCGTCTTAGCTTGTTCGgcttcaatttatttatttttatttagtcatttatcagatgctcttatccagttGCATCTTATCCAAGTACAGTGACATTCCCCCGCGGCTAATAGGGTGAaataccttgcccaaggacacgtcatatTGCACGGCCAGAAATCGAACCGGGAACCCTCTGGGTattagcccgatttcctaaccactcacccatctgactcccctgtcAAGCTGTCACAAGCTAGCACTTTAAGACAGACAACACACTGTGGCTCTCTATTAACCACTGTTGTACAGGTGATGCCAAAGACAAGATTTGTGTCGTCATATTTTCTAGTCTTTGGCTCAGAAGGAAATAGCTTTGGAAGCACATTTGGCGATGCTTCATCCTCTGCTTTGCGTTTACGTTGGAGCACCGTCAAAAACGTGTCCATGTTATGCTTGCAGCTTGCAGGGTCATTTATGAATTGATTTGTTCACTCATCCATCCGCACCGCACACCCCCCCTGCAATGGCTCTGCACCCCCCTAGGTAGTGCCGCCCCACCTTGGGAACCACTGTGCTAGATCAATCAACTATCAAATTCTAATGTAAACagagcaacaataacatctgtctgctggctgggggcagcatggtgtggctgggggcagcatggtgtggctgagggcagcatggtgtggctgggggcagcattgtgtggctgagggcagcatggtgtggctgagggcagcatggtgtggctgggtgcagcatggtgtggctgggggcagcatggtgtggctgagggcagcatggtgtggctgggggcagcatggtgtggctgggggcagcatggtgtggctgagggcagcatggtgtggctgggggcagcatggtgtggctgggggcagcatggtgtggctgagggcagcatggtgtggctgggggcagcatggtgtggctgagggcagcatggtgtggctgagggcagcatggtgtggctgggtgcagcatggtgtggctgagggcagcatggtgtggctgagggcagcatggtgtggctgagggcagcatggtgtggctgggggcagcatggtgtggctgagggcagcatggtgaggctgggggcagcatggtgtggcttGGGGCAGCATGGTGAGGctgagggcagcatggtgtggctgagggcagcatggtgtggctgggggcagcatggtgtggctgagggcagcatggtgtggctgggggcagcatggtgtggctgagggcagcatggtgtggctgagggcagcatggtgtggctgggggcagcatggtgtggctgagggcagcatggtgaggctgggggcagcatggtgtggcttGGGGCAGCATGGTGAGGctgagggcagcatggtgtggctgagggcagcatggtgtggctgagggcagcatggtgtggctgggggcagcatggtgtggctgggggcagcatggtgtggctgagggcagcatggtgtggctgggggcagcatggtgtggctgagggcagcatggtgtggctgggggcagcatggtgtggctgagggcagcatggtgtggctgggtgcagcatggtgtggctgagggcagcatggtgtggctgagggcagcatggtgtggctgggtgcagcatggtgtggctgagggcagcatggtgtggctgggggcagcatggtgtggctgagggcagcatggtgaggctgggggcagcatggtgtggcttGGGGCAGCATGGTGAGGctgagggcagcatggtgtggctgagggcagcatggtgtggctgggggcagcatggtgtggctgagggcagcatggtgtggctgagggcagcatggtgtggctgggggcagcatggtgtggctgggggcagcatggtgtggctgagggcagcatggtgtggctgggggcagcatggtgtggctgggggcagcatggtgtggctgagggcagcatggtgtggctgggggcagcatggtgtggctgagggcagCATGGTGAGTGCACAGCTAGACTCACTCCTGCACTGCTCTCAGGTCTTCCCTCAGCCTCCGGTTCCTCTGTTTCAGGACACTCACCTCCGCGGCTAAGGGGGGGgcaagagaggaagagtgagatggaggaggggatgggcggatgaggggatgaggggatggggggatgggaagGGTTAGATTACAGACTGATGTGTTGGAAATACCTGATTCTGACCTTAGCCAATAACCCtggggttaaccctaaccccaaggagggggatggatggagaagaggagggaagagttagacaggagagagaggagagacaggagatatggagaggagagaggaaggaggggagaattagagaggagagagaagaaagaggggagatctggagaggagagagaggagggatggagaggagagataggagggatggagacgagagagaggagggatgaagaggagagaggggagggatggagagataagaggaatggagaggagagaggggagatctggagaggagagaaaggagggatggagaggagaaagaggagggatggagaggagagagaggagggatggagaggagagagaggagggatggagagagaggagggatggagaggagaaagaggagggatggatagagaggagggatggagagaagagagaggagggatggagaggagcggTCACCCAGGAGGGAGATGTGTTGTAGACTCTGTATCTGGGAGCTCTCATACTCCTGCTGTCTCCTCCTGGCCACATCCTGAGTTACTGAACACCTGTCACACAGCCCCGCCcgcagcctgcacacacacacacgcaaaatgacacaaacacagatcagCAAGGGATCAATCATTCACAAAgttgccaaacacacacacacactacctgttCTCCAGTTGTTTGATGTTGTCTGTCAGAagcctctgctgctctctgagcTGCTGATTCCTGTTGAACAGTTCCTCCATCCGCTTGCAATCCCTGCTCACAACAGACCAGCAGTCAGGCCTAACTAGTAGAGTATGATCAGTCAAACCcaaagatggcaaaagtacacacatccttcactcaaatagaagtacagatactcatgtttaaaaagactggtaaaagttAAAGTACTGAATACACTTTTTCTCTCAAGTTAAAGGAAAGAAgcgtgggctctgacatatacttgAAAAAAGTagtatctatgcgtcgttgctaatgtGATGACGTTGTGATGTTAGGCTAGCAGTTCCCTTTgtgcacacaaggcacttttaaGAAAAATACTGTTTTAGACTTGTGTCATTTTGCAACATTTTTGGTCGGTGGTGTGCCGCAAGATTTttcactttagatgagctcaccaaattcataacggtttgttcaccattagttatttattgtttatacaaaatgtatcattagtaaagcatttgttcacacagttagggttcgggtttagggctagggtttaggtttagggtttaagttttggttagggtttagctttactaatgctttactaatgatacattttgtatgcacaacaaataactaatggtgaacaaaccgttaactaataagtaacaaattggttaataaattatgaatttggtgagctcatctaaagtgttaccgatttttccaatgtaaaaaatgtgccgTGGCTCAAAAAAGGTTGAAAAACACTGAGTTAGATAAACCTTACTTTGTTGATGTTGGTACAATTTGGTCCCCCTTTTCCTCTTGCTTCTTGAAGGGCAGCAACATACAATCCTTTGTATATAGTTATTTGTCATTTTGGGAAGATCACCCAAACGCCTCCTGAAAAACTGCATTTTGTGTGAAATAACGAACATAACTGCTGTACCAGAAGTTGTTGACCTGGGTTATGCAGTATGCGGTAATTTCCGCTTTTAAAAATTGGATCTCTTTTTTGGAGCAATTTTTGGAAAATCTGGTTTTGTAAGATACAAATCTATGTTCCGCGTTTATATTCAGTTATTGTATTCAGTTAACATATAGTTGTTTATATTCAGTTCACTAGCAGTTAAGTCCCCCCCCAAAGAAAAAAATCAGTTTGGGTGATCTTCCAAATATGACAATTAACGATGTACATGTTGCTGCCTTTCAAACGTTCAAATTGAACGTTTCAAACTACGTTGACAGTTATGAAGGTAAGGTTTATTTAACTCACAAGTAAAATTAACAATTGCAATCAGGCTGTATCTCAGGTCTTCTGACCAAGCCATGTGGCTATGCAGCTACCGTGTTTTTCGGAAAACAAGCCGAATTTTCTATTAACCGCACCCTACCAGAATGggtgctttgtgtttgtaaatcggatTATAACCCGCCCTGGAATATATGCTGCACTTTGTACTGGAACAATGCTGTAAAATCGCCTATAATCGTGCTTTGCTTGATATCAAGAAATGATTTTACAGCATACCGTAGcctaacacacttcggttgtggatagtatgtccataactggcaaaatccattgttgtgtctacaaaattattttagagaTAGTATAAATTCAGCCAATGTCGttcaatgtcgttagcgatgctagctaacattGGTTTGCTAGCTATATATAACATTtaactgggtcttgcagctgtgtgatttactgaaatgattatgaaatgttatgttctactaaccatttgcctactttagcaagtcacagtatttctcacccctgatagtgtaacagacgacacagtaaataattcctctttcaagtaacaGGCCTAAACCCCTGTtccagtgttgagcattaaattagctgcacggtctgtagatcTTGGGACAGATCCACTTTTTAGTTCTAAAATTGGGCTATACGCCCGCTTCGAAACAGCTgtacaaccacaagaaaactgtaaaatcggggTACAAGCCACTTTTTATTACTGATTTCTGATATAAACTCGTTCTGAAACGTTTtttcggtcgattattcctccccttcaataataccaatcgGTATTACATGTTATATTGTTGAAAAGccacctttacaacgaggtacaacttgtaaggatcgtgcattcgtggaatgagcaacacagctaaccgtgtgggtagcggcccaaaaaaatcccctgcaatattcttgTTTTGGTATTCACTCTTGTTTAGAGCTTCAAGTGCTGGCAGGTGTATGCCAGTCACAGATGAGTTAATTGACCacaggtgtgttaattgaccacAGGTGTGTTAATTAACCTAATTGACAGCACTTGTGTGCATGGGTCCTGGAACTttgttgagtttgtgtgtgctccAAGCATAAACATGCCATGCTTGTCCCTTCAGGATAAGGCCTGTGCAATTGGGCAACTGGAAGCTGTTCCGGTACGCAGAGTGGCAGCATTATGTGGTGTCAGCCCTGGTACCATTTCCAAACTTAGGACCAAGTTCCGTGAGACTGGTGAAGTCAAAGACAGACCGCGAAGTGGCCGTCCCAGGAAGACAACACCCCAAGAAGACCGTTTCGTCACCCTTACTTCACTGATGAACCATAGGCTTTCTTCCAGAGATTTACAGGCAAGATTTGCACAACGGTACCACAGACAGATCTCTGATCAGACGGTGAGGAACAGACTGCACATGGCTGGTCTTCGTGCTTATAAGTCTGCCAGGAAGCCTGTAATGACTGCCCATCACCTTCAGCCCCGTTTGCGCTGGTTTCGACAGCACCGACAGTGGAACCTAAGAATGTGGGGTAACACCATGTTCAGTGATGAATCTAGGTTCTGTCTGCGGAAGCTGGAGGGCAGGATCAAAGTATGGAGACAGCGTGGAGAACGCTATGCAGATTGCTGCATAGATCGCGTGACACCTTTCAATGGGGGTAGTGTCATGGTGTGGGGCGGTATCTTTCTCACAGGCAAAACAGAACTTGTCATCATTGAAGGCAATCTCAATGCAGTGAGATATCGGAATGAGATACTGGAGTCAGTGGCGATCCCATATCTCCAGAATCTGGGACCTAACTCCATCCTCCAGGATGACAACGCTCGCCCCCACAGAGGCAGGATCATCACAGAGTACCTCCAGAACTTGGGAGTGGAGAGGATGGAATGGCCTGCCAAGAGTCCAGACCTCAACCCAATTGAATACTTGTGGGATCAGCTTGGGCGTGCTGTACGTGCCAGAGTTACCAACACAAACACGTCGGCTGACTTGCGTCAAATCCTGGTTTAGGAATGGgatgccatcccacagcagtgtctgaccaggctggtgaccagcatgaggaggaggggccaagctgttgtggctgcGTATGAATCTTCCACACGCTACTGAGGTCCCTGACCGTGTCAAATTAATAAAGCGTTAAAATGGCCAATATGTATTGTTTTTTCCTTCttactgtgggagagtgcaaaCATCCAATCCACCAAGCAAT
Proteins encoded in this region:
- the rbbp8l gene encoding RBBP8 N-terminal-like protein isoform X1 — translated: MAMEGFSELIRRLNDAHEREVEGLREKIQELTNKKGGDCKRMEELFNRNQQLREQQRLLTDNIKQLENRLRAGLCDRCSVTQDVARRRQQEYESSQIQSLQHISLLAAEVSVLKQRNRRLREDLRAVQESQGGSSSQDMTSEVRQSPDLSPPATPLVNAGCKSRGLPVKGNGAMKTELDQTDACATEAEQSHQCGWTGRQSLNSYKPLPLAREAPPPWRTELGGAPARAVERRTQSLDIIRQSPIALSIPSHLLLSRSALSSSSLPGQDKSSRHQVLVPVPYRPRPLAPSLTLPWPLAPPPDWAPREGGGSLSQAQLPALP
- the rbbp8l gene encoding RBBP8 N-terminal-like protein isoform X3, which gives rise to MEELFNRNQQLREQQRLLTDNIKQLENRLRAGLCDRCSVTQDVARRRQQEYESSQIQSLQHISLLAAEVSVLKQRNRRLREDLRAVQESQGGSSSQDMTSEVRQSPDLSPPATPLVNAGCKSRGLPVKGNGAMKTELDQTDACATEAEQSHQCGWTGRQSLNSYKPLPLAREAPPPWRTELGGAPARAVERRTQSLDIIRQSPIALSIPSHLLLSRSALSSSSLPGQDKSSRHQVLVPVPYRPRPLAPSLTLPWPLAPPPDWAPREGGGSLSQAQLPALP
- the rbbp8l gene encoding RBBP8 N-terminal-like protein isoform X2; protein product: MAMEGFSELIRRLNDAHEREVEGLREKIQELTNKKGGDCKRMEELFNRNQQLREQQRLLTDNIKQLENRLRAGLCDRCSVTQDVARRRQQEYESSQIQSLQHISLLAAEVSVLKQRNRRLREDLRAVQESQGGSSSQDMTSEVRQSPDLSPPATPLVNAGCKSRGLPVKGNGAMKTELDQTDACATEEQSHQCGWTGRQSLNSYKPLPLAREAPPPWRTELGGAPARAVERRTQSLDIIRQSPIALSIPSHLLLSRSALSSSSLPGQDKSSRHQVLVPVPYRPRPLAPSLTLPWPLAPPPDWAPREGGGSLSQAQLPALP
- the rbbp8l gene encoding RBBP8 N-terminal-like protein isoform X4; translation: MAMEGFSELIRRLNDAHEREVEGLREKIQELTNKKGGDCKRMEELFNRNQQLREQQRLLTDNIKQLENRLRAGLCDRCSVTQDVARRRQQEYESSQIQSLQHISLLAAEVSVLKQRNRRLREDLRAVQESQGGSSSQDMTSEVRQSPDLSPPATPLVNAGCKSRGLPVKGNGAMKTELDQTDACATEAEQSHQCGWTGRQSLNSYKPLPLAREAPPPWRTELGGAPARAVERR